The Streptococcus sp. VT 162 genome has a window encoding:
- a CDS encoding Mini-ribonuclease 3: MIDVNLINGIALAFEGDAVYSMYIRRHLILKGMTKPNKLHQEATKYVSAKAQARLISLMLEEQVLTEKEEEIYKRGRNTNSHTKAKNADVVTYRMSTGFEAVMGYLHLTENVERLETIISWCIQKVEG, encoded by the coding sequence GTGATTGATGTCAATCTCATTAACGGGATTGCGCTTGCCTTCGAAGGAGATGCGGTTTATTCCATGTATATCCGTCGCCATCTCATCCTTAAAGGCATGACCAAACCCAACAAACTCCACCAAGAGGCGACTAAGTATGTGTCAGCCAAGGCTCAGGCTCGCTTGATTTCCCTCATGTTGGAAGAGCAAGTCCTGACGGAAAAAGAAGAAGAAATCTACAAACGTGGCCGCAATACCAATAGTCACACAAAGGCTAAAAATGCAGATGTGGTGACTTACCGCATGTCTACAGGTTTTGAAGCAGTGATGGGCTATCTCCATCTGACTGAAAATGTGGAGCGTCTAGAGACTATAATTTCTTGGTGCATCCAAAAAGTGGAGGGCTAG
- a CDS encoding regulator, with amino-acid sequence MIAKELQDWFPEAQISDQPVEKPGYLTLPLASQQWILLEEAGLSEREKQLVALLTQQEQARSLNPWYPYLIEGKGQAPQTFKKIQLVYCHLSYFQQENLSSWLDMMRTLFPNCQTVLQVGAQDYVFVLQQDKYTSVRSILSDTIEAVEYDFGLRLSIMLGQVWSQTGPQALSDLIKAERDLFKTWWRQGHQGVHTFSQLYLWSMGERLVDLKVTKECLHQMILDQDQIQEIILSLWENSAVLTKTAQQLYLHRNSLQYKIDRWEELTGLQLKELTDLTLCYQLILPDIL; translated from the coding sequence ATGATTGCAAAGGAATTACAAGACTGGTTTCCTGAAGCTCAGATTTCAGATCAGCCAGTAGAGAAACCAGGCTATCTCACTCTCCCTTTAGCTTCTCAGCAGTGGATTTTACTGGAGGAAGCTGGGCTCAGCGAGCGTGAAAAGCAGCTGGTTGCCCTTTTGACCCAGCAAGAGCAGGCTCGTTCGCTCAATCCTTGGTATCCCTATCTGATTGAGGGGAAGGGGCAGGCACCGCAAACATTTAAAAAGATACAACTGGTTTATTGCCATCTTTCCTATTTCCAACAGGAAAATCTATCCTCTTGGCTAGACATGATGCGGACCCTCTTTCCCAACTGCCAGACAGTATTGCAGGTCGGGGCTCAGGATTATGTATTTGTGCTTCAACAAGATAAGTACACCTCTGTTCGCTCGATCTTATCTGATACGATTGAGGCAGTTGAGTATGATTTTGGTCTTCGTCTGTCGATCATGTTGGGGCAGGTTTGGTCTCAGACAGGTCCTCAGGCCCTATCAGACTTAATCAAAGCGGAGCGAGATTTGTTTAAGACTTGGTGGCGTCAGGGTCACCAAGGTGTACACACCTTTTCACAACTCTATCTATGGAGTATGGGAGAAAGACTAGTGGACCTGAAGGTAACCAAGGAATGCCTGCACCAGATGATCTTGGATCAAGACCAGATTCAGGAAATTATCCTTTCTCTCTGGGAAAACAGTGCTGTTCTGACTAAAACAGCCCAGCAACTCTATCTGCACCGCAACTCTCTCCAATACAAGATTGATAGATGGGAAGAATTGACAGGACTTCAGTTGAAGGAGTTGACGGATCTCACTCTTTGTTATCAGTTGATTTTACCAGATATTCTTTAA
- a CDS encoding diacylglycerol kinase, whose translation MAVYFYGCITMDGYLADSQHRIDWLHQLGSVEDTGYDDFYRQMDITIMGKRTFEEIQDLQDVESFYQATENYVFTHDRHLPVSNYQPVAGDVVDFVQQIDKGKNVFVIGGNSLVGPLLDADLFDHLIIQIAPLILGKGVPLFTQEEGQHFYQLDSLRQFGPFAELVFSRKSQK comes from the coding sequence ATGGCAGTATATTTTTACGGCTGTATCACCATGGATGGCTACTTGGCAGACAGTCAGCACAGGATAGACTGGCTGCATCAGCTTGGTTCTGTAGAGGATACAGGCTATGATGACTTTTACAGGCAAATGGATATCACCATCATGGGCAAGCGGACCTTTGAGGAAATCCAAGATTTGCAAGATGTAGAAAGTTTTTATCAAGCTACGGAAAACTATGTCTTTACACATGATAGGCACCTGCCTGTCAGCAATTACCAGCCAGTAGCTGGGGATGTGGTGGACTTTGTTCAACAGATTGACAAAGGCAAAAATGTCTTTGTGATTGGTGGTAATTCCTTGGTAGGACCGCTCTTGGATGCGGATCTTTTCGACCACCTCATTATTCAGATAGCGCCCCTTATCCTAGGAAAGGGAGTTCCCCTCTTTACTCAAGAGGAAGGGCAGCACTTTTACCAACTGGATAGCCTCAGACAATTTGGCCCTTTTGCAGAGCTGGTTTTCAGCCGAAAAAGTCAGAAATAG
- a CDS encoding bacteriocin, with translation MSDLSDAILNQAVLELQERLDGLAKERFIKLPPSHQREWAHYISEAKKDETKLRRLNKMKADLLKP, from the coding sequence ATGTCAGATTTATCAGATGCAATTTTGAACCAGGCAGTTCTTGAGTTGCAAGAACGCTTGGATGGTCTTGCTAAGGAGCGCTTTATTAAACTGCCACCTAGCCACCAGCGTGAATGGGCTCATTATATCAGTGAAGCCAAAAAAGATGAGACCAAACTGCGCCGTCTAAATAAAATGAAGGCGGATTTGCTGAAGCCTTAA
- a CDS encoding sugar ABC transporter ATP-binding protein yields the protein MVELNLKNIYKKYPNSEHYSVEDFNLDIKDKEFIVFVGPSGCGKSTTLRMIAGLEDITEGTASIDGVVVNDVAPKDRDIAMVFQNYALYPHMTVYDNMAFGLKLRKYSKEDIDKRVQEAAAILGLKEFLDRKPADLSGGQRQRVAMGRAIVRDAKVFLMDEPLSNLDAKLRVSMRAEIAKIHRRIGATTIYVTHDQTEAMTLADRIVIMSATKNPAGTGTIGRVEQIGTPQEVYKNPVNKFVAGFIGSPAMNFINVKLVGSEIVSDGFRLKVPEGALKVLRDKGYEGKELIFGIRPEDVNAEPAFLETFPESVVKATISVSELLGSESHLYCQVGKDEFVAKVDARDYLQTGATVELGFDLNKAHFFDVETEKTVY from the coding sequence ATGGTAGAATTAAATCTTAAAAACATTTACAAAAAATATCCAAACAGCGAACACTACTCAGTTGAAGACTTCAACTTGGACATCAAAGACAAGGAATTTATCGTTTTCGTAGGTCCTTCAGGATGTGGTAAATCAACAACTCTTCGTATGATTGCTGGTCTTGAAGACATCACAGAAGGTACTGCATCTATCGATGGCGTGGTTGTCAACGACGTAGCTCCAAAAGACCGTGACATCGCCATGGTATTCCAAAACTACGCTCTTTACCCACACATGACTGTATATGACAACATGGCTTTCGGTTTGAAATTGCGTAAATACAGCAAAGAAGACATCGACAAACGTGTGCAAGAAGCAGCAGCAATCCTTGGTTTGAAAGAATTCTTGGATCGTAAACCAGCTGACCTTTCAGGTGGTCAACGCCAACGTGTTGCCATGGGTCGTGCGATCGTCCGTGATGCAAAAGTGTTCTTGATGGACGAACCTTTGTCAAACTTGGATGCCAAACTTCGTGTATCCATGCGTGCTGAAATCGCGAAAATCCACCGTCGTATCGGAGCTACAACTATCTACGTAACTCACGACCAAACAGAAGCGATGACTCTTGCAGACCGTATTGTTATCATGTCAGCTACTAAGAACCCTGCTGGTACAGGTACTATCGGACGTGTTGAACAAATCGGTACCCCTCAAGAAGTTTACAAAAACCCAGTTAACAAATTTGTAGCAGGATTTATCGGAAGCCCAGCTATGAACTTCATCAATGTGAAATTGGTTGGTAGCGAAATTGTTTCTGACGGTTTCCGTTTGAAAGTGCCAGAAGGTGCTTTGAAAGTTCTTCGTGACAAAGGCTACGAAGGAAAAGAATTGATCTTCGGTATTCGTCCAGAAGATGTGAATGCAGAACCTGCTTTCCTTGAAACATTCCCAGAATCAGTTGTTAAAGCAACTATCTCTGTATCAGAATTGCTTGGTTCAGAATCTCACCTTTACTGCCAAGTTGGTAAAGATGAATTTGTTGCAAAAGTGGATGCTCGTGACTACTTGCAAACAGGTGCAACAGTTGAACTTGGATTTGACTT
- a CDS encoding 5,10-methylenetetrahydrofolate reductase: MSRQTPSLSFEVFPPNPAVGNDKIISALQDMRELTPHFISVTASNNKFNIKETTVRLADFIQNDLAIPTIAHLPAIYLTKDKVAETIADLDKVGVQKILALRGDIIPDVEPQKDFRYATDLIEFIKEQAPQFDIIGACYPEGHPDSPNQISDIQNLKKKVDAGCSSLVTQLFFDNERFYDFQDKCTLAGIDVPIHAGIMPILNRNQALRLLKTCENIHLPRKFKAILDKYEHDPESLRAAGLAYAVDQIVDLVTQDVAGVHLYTMNNAETAKYIHQATHALFNHQSLG, translated from the coding sequence ATGTCACGCCAAACACCGTCACTTTCATTTGAAGTGTTCCCTCCAAACCCAGCAGTGGGTAATGATAAAATTATTTCAGCCTTGCAGGATATGCGGGAGCTGACACCTCACTTTATCAGTGTGACTGCCAGCAATAATAAATTTAATATCAAGGAAACAACGGTTCGTTTGGCTGATTTTATCCAGAATGACTTGGCGATTCCAACTATTGCCCACTTGCCAGCTATCTATCTGACCAAGGATAAAGTTGCTGAAACCATTGCAGACTTGGATAAGGTTGGGGTACAGAAAATCTTGGCCTTGCGTGGGGATATTATCCCTGATGTGGAACCACAAAAGGATTTCCGCTACGCAACGGATTTGATCGAGTTCATCAAGGAACAAGCCCCTCAATTTGATATTATTGGCGCTTGCTACCCAGAGGGGCACCCTGACTCTCCAAACCAGATCTCAGATATTCAAAATCTCAAGAAGAAAGTGGATGCAGGCTGTTCCAGCCTCGTAACGCAGCTTTTCTTTGACAATGAGCGCTTCTATGATTTTCAAGATAAGTGTACCTTGGCAGGGATTGATGTTCCCATTCATGCGGGGATCATGCCCATTCTTAACCGTAACCAAGCGCTTCGTCTCTTGAAGACTTGTGAGAATATCCACCTTCCACGTAAATTTAAAGCCATCTTAGACAAGTATGAGCATGACCCTGAGTCGCTCAGAGCAGCAGGACTTGCCTATGCAGTGGATCAAATCGTGGACTTGGTAACTCAGGATGTTGCTGGTGTGCATCTCTACACCATGAACAATGCTGAAACAGCAAAATACATCCACCAAGCAACCCATGCCTTGTTTAATCATCAGTCTTTAGGATAA
- a CDS encoding serine acetyltransferase: protein MGWWRETIDIVKENDPAARNSLEVLLTYPGVKALAAHRFSHFLWKHGFKLLARLHSQFWRFWTQIEIHPGAQIESGVFIDHGSGLVIGETAIVEKGVLLYHGVTLGGTGKDVGKRHPTVRKGALISAHAQVIGPIEIGEKAKVGAGAVVVADVPSDVTVVGIPAKIVRVHGQKDEPMIHEVEEKREYYLDKLEHAREASHHSSSL from the coding sequence ATGGGATGGTGGCGCGAAACCATTGATATTGTAAAAGAAAATGATCCAGCGGCACGCAACAGTTTGGAAGTTTTGCTGACTTATCCAGGTGTCAAGGCCTTAGCTGCCCACCGTTTCTCGCATTTTCTCTGGAAGCACGGCTTCAAACTCCTGGCTCGGCTGCATAGTCAGTTTTGGCGCTTTTGGACTCAGATAGAGATTCATCCGGGTGCTCAGATAGAATCAGGTGTTTTTATCGACCATGGCTCAGGCCTGGTGATTGGAGAGACGGCGATTGTTGAAAAAGGCGTTCTTCTCTATCACGGAGTGACTCTTGGTGGAACAGGGAAGGATGTTGGTAAACGCCATCCGACTGTCCGAAAAGGGGCGCTGATTTCAGCCCATGCTCAGGTGATTGGCCCTATTGAAATTGGAGAGAAAGCCAAAGTTGGGGCGGGTGCAGTGGTTGTGGCAGATGTTCCGAGCGATGTGACAGTTGTCGGAATCCCAGCTAAGATCGTCCGAGTTCATGGACAGAAAGATGAGCCGATGATCCACGAAGTTGAAGAAAAACGAGAATACTATCTAGACAAGCTAGAACATGCCCGTGAAGCCAGTCACCATTCATCAAGTCTGTAG
- a CDS encoding phosphorylase, with amino-acid sequence MLLEEFEDVAAVIEPTEKPVPDKGEVCETIILSFNGEILKRLIESENVYQGGYLKSINGHHPWYIYGQGPSKLAVMLAPIGAPMIVGQLEELAARGFKNFIILGSCGVLDRSIEADKIILPAAALRDEGTSYHYAPPGDEVAYDESLLIELEAIFDKHNIEHIRTKSWTTDAFYRETPDKVKRRLAAGAKVVDMEASAIMAWSQFRKSKVYQFFYTADYVDHHNRIWDARHEERTADAMTFFTIALIIAEELER; translated from the coding sequence ATGCTATTAGAGGAATTTGAAGATGTAGCAGCAGTTATTGAGCCAACTGAAAAGCCAGTCCCTGACAAGGGTGAGGTGTGCGAAACCATCATCCTGTCCTTTAATGGCGAGATTCTGAAACGTTTGATTGAGTCAGAAAATGTCTATCAGGGAGGCTATTTGAAAAGCATAAACGGCCATCATCCATGGTATATTTATGGCCAAGGACCTAGCAAGCTAGCAGTTATGTTGGCTCCAATTGGGGCTCCCATGATAGTCGGCCAGCTGGAGGAGTTGGCGGCCAGAGGCTTCAAAAATTTCATCATTTTAGGTTCCTGTGGCGTTTTGGACCGCTCAATTGAGGCTGACAAGATTATTCTGCCTGCAGCTGCATTGCGTGATGAAGGAACTAGCTATCACTATGCCCCACCGGGTGACGAAGTCGCCTATGACGAGTCTCTGCTGATCGAGCTGGAAGCCATCTTTGACAAGCACAATATCGAACATATCCGCACCAAGTCTTGGACGACTGATGCCTTTTATCGAGAAACGCCTGATAAGGTCAAGCGTCGCTTGGCTGCTGGAGCCAAAGTGGTGGACATGGAAGCTTCAGCTATCATGGCTTGGAGTCAATTTCGCAAGAGTAAAGTCTATCAGTTCTTCTACACAGCTGACTATGTGGATCATCATAACCGAATCTGGGATGCCCGCCATGAAGAGCGGACAGCTGATGCCATGACTTTTTTCACTATCGCTTTGATAATAGCCGAGGAACTAGAAAGGTAA
- a CDS encoding cysteinyl-tRNA synthetase, producing the protein MIKIYDTMSRDLREFVPIEDGKVKMYVCGPTVYNYIHVGNARSTVAFDTIRRYFEYRGYEVAYISNFTDVDDKIINRAKEEGITPLEVADKYIAAFREDVTALGVKPATRHPRVVEFMADIIRFVEDLIEKGYAYESQGDVYFRVEKSHNYAKLANKTLEDLELGASGRTDEETARKENPVDFALWKAVKPGEISWDSPWGPGRPGWHIECSVMSTEILGDTIDIHGGGADLEFPHHTNEIAQSEAKTGKIFANYWMHNGFVNIDNVKMSKSLGNFITVHDALKTIDGQVLRFFFATQHYRKPINFTEKAVRDAETNLKYLKNTYEQPFSGTVDAQELQAFKDKFVAAMDEDFNSANGITVVFEMAKWINSGNYDASVKEALAAMLEVFGIVFVEEVLDADIEALIQKRQEARANRDFATADQIRDQLAAQGIKLLDTKDGVRWTRD; encoded by the coding sequence ATGATTAAAATTTATGACACCATGTCTCGTGATTTGCGAGAATTTGTACCTATTGAGGACGGCAAGGTTAAGATGTATGTCTGTGGGCCAACTGTATACAACTATATCCATGTCGGCAATGCCCGCTCAACAGTAGCTTTTGATACCATTCGTCGTTATTTCGAATACCGTGGCTACGAAGTTGCCTATATTTCCAATTTCACGGATGTAGACGATAAGATTATCAACCGTGCCAAGGAAGAAGGTATCACGCCTCTGGAGGTTGCGGACAAGTACATCGCTGCCTTTCGTGAGGATGTGACGGCTTTGGGCGTGAAACCTGCGACTCGTCATCCGCGTGTAGTAGAGTTTATGGCTGACATCATTCGTTTTGTGGAAGACTTGATTGAAAAAGGTTATGCCTACGAGAGTCAAGGAGATGTTTACTTCCGAGTGGAAAAATCCCATAACTATGCTAAGTTGGCTAACAAAACCTTGGAAGATTTGGAGCTAGGTGCATCAGGTCGTACCGATGAAGAAACGGCTCGCAAGGAAAATCCTGTAGACTTTGCCCTTTGGAAAGCTGTAAAACCAGGCGAGATTTCTTGGGACAGTCCTTGGGGACCTGGTCGTCCGGGCTGGCATATCGAGTGTTCGGTCATGTCAACAGAGATTTTGGGCGATACCATTGATATCCACGGTGGGGGAGCTGATCTGGAGTTTCCTCACCATACCAACGAAATTGCCCAGTCAGAAGCCAAAACAGGCAAGATCTTTGCCAACTACTGGATGCACAATGGTTTTGTCAATATCGATAATGTCAAGATGTCCAAGTCCTTGGGCAACTTTATTACCGTGCATGATGCTCTTAAGACCATTGATGGGCAAGTACTTCGTTTCTTCTTTGCGACTCAGCATTACCGCAAGCCGATCAACTTTACAGAAAAAGCAGTGCGTGATGCCGAGACCAATCTCAAGTATCTAAAGAACACCTATGAGCAACCATTTTCTGGGACTGTAGATGCTCAAGAGTTACAGGCTTTTAAAGATAAGTTTGTTGCCGCTATGGATGAGGATTTCAACTCTGCCAACGGTATCACAGTTGTCTTTGAAATGGCCAAATGGATCAACTCAGGAAACTATGATGCAAGTGTTAAGGAAGCTCTTGCGGCTATGTTAGAGGTCTTTGGGATTGTCTTTGTTGAGGAAGTTTTGGATGCAGACATTGAAGCCTTGATCCAAAAGCGCCAAGAAGCGCGTGCTAATCGTGACTTTGCGACAGCAGACCAAATCCGTGATCAATTAGCGGCTCAAGGAATTAAGCTCCTTGACACCAAGGATGGAGTGAGGTGGACTCGTGATTGA
- a CDS encoding polynucleotide phosphorylase — protein sequence MTKQVFQTTFAGRELIVETGQVAKQANGSVVVRYGESTVLTAAVMSKKMATGDFFPLQVNYEEKMYAAGKFPGGFMKREGRPSTDATLTARLIDRPIRPMFAEGFRNEVQVINTVLSYDENASAPMAAMFGSSLALSISDIPFDGPIAGVQVGYVDGQIIINPTQEQAEQSLLELTVAGTKHAINMVESGAKELSEEIMLEALLKGHEAVKELIAFQEEIVAAVGKEKAEVELLHVDADLQAEIIAAYNSDLQKAVQVEEKLAREAATQAVKDQVTAVYEEKYADHEEFDRIMRDVAEILEQMEHAEVRRLITEDKVRPDGRKVDEIRPLDAVVDFLPRVHGSGLFTRGQTQALSVLTLAPMGETQIIDGLDPEYKKRFMHHYNFPQYSVGETGRYGAPGRREIGHGALGERALAQVLPSLEEFPYAIRLVAEVLESNGSSSQASICAGTLALMAGGVPIKAPVAGIAMGLISDGNNYTVLTDIQGLEDHFGDMDFKVAGTRDGITALQMDIKIQGITAQILTEALAQAKKARFEILDVIEATIPEVRPELAPTAPKIDTIKIDVDKIKIVIGKGGETIDKIIAETGVKIDIDEEGNVSIYSSDQAAINRTKEIIAGLVREAKVDEVYHAKVVRIEKFGAFVNLFDKTDALVHISEMAWTRTNRVEDLVAIGDEVDVKVIKIDEKGRIDASMKALLPRPPKPDHDEKGEKSERPHRPRHHKDHKPKKEFTETPKDSE from the coding sequence ATGACAAAACAAGTGTTTCAAACGACTTTTGCTGGTCGTGAGTTAATTGTAGAGACTGGTCAGGTTGCTAAGCAAGCAAATGGCTCTGTTGTCGTGCGTTACGGTGAGTCAACTGTCTTGACTGCTGCCGTTATGTCTAAGAAAATGGCAACTGGGGATTTCTTCCCTCTTCAAGTCAACTACGAAGAAAAAATGTATGCGGCTGGGAAGTTTCCTGGTGGCTTTATGAAACGTGAAGGACGTCCTTCAACAGATGCGACTTTGACAGCGCGTTTGATTGACCGTCCAATCCGTCCTATGTTTGCGGAAGGTTTCCGTAACGAAGTCCAAGTTATCAACACCGTCCTTTCTTATGATGAAAATGCCTCTGCTCCAATGGCGGCTATGTTTGGTTCATCCTTGGCACTTTCTATCTCAGATATTCCGTTTGACGGACCAATTGCTGGGGTGCAAGTGGGCTATGTAGATGGTCAAATCATCATCAACCCTACGCAAGAACAAGCAGAGCAATCTCTCCTTGAATTGACAGTAGCTGGTACCAAACACGCCATCAACATGGTAGAGTCTGGTGCCAAAGAATTGTCAGAAGAAATCATGTTGGAAGCCCTTCTCAAAGGGCACGAAGCAGTCAAAGAATTGATTGCCTTCCAAGAAGAAATCGTTGCGGCAGTTGGTAAGGAAAAAGCAGAAGTGGAATTGCTTCATGTAGACGCTGACTTGCAGGCTGAAATCATCGCAGCCTACAACAGTGACCTCCAAAAAGCTGTCCAAGTAGAAGAAAAATTGGCTCGAGAAGCTGCGACTCAAGCAGTTAAAGACCAAGTGACTGCGGTGTATGAAGAAAAATATGCAGACCACGAAGAATTTGACCGTATTATGCGTGATGTGGCTGAAATCTTGGAACAAATGGAACACGCTGAAGTGCGCCGTTTGATTACAGAAGACAAGGTGCGTCCTGACGGGCGTAAGGTCGATGAAATCCGTCCTTTGGATGCGGTTGTTGACTTCCTTCCTCGTGTGCACGGTTCAGGTCTCTTCACTCGCGGACAAACTCAGGCTCTTTCAGTTTTGACTTTGGCTCCAATGGGTGAAACTCAAATCATTGATGGTTTGGATCCAGAGTACAAGAAACGCTTTATGCACCACTATAACTTCCCTCAATACTCTGTAGGGGAAACTGGTCGTTACGGTGCGCCTGGTCGTCGTGAAATTGGTCATGGGGCTCTCGGTGAACGTGCTCTTGCTCAAGTCTTGCCAAGTTTGGAAGAATTTCCATACGCGATTCGCTTGGTAGCTGAAGTGTTAGAATCAAACGGTTCATCTTCTCAAGCCTCTATCTGTGCGGGAACGCTCGCCCTTATGGCTGGTGGTGTGCCAATCAAGGCGCCAGTAGCTGGTATTGCCATGGGACTTATCTCAGATGGAAATAACTACACTGTATTGACAGATATCCAAGGTTTGGAAGACCACTTTGGAGACATGGACTTTAAGGTTGCCGGTACTCGTGACGGGATTACAGCCCTTCAAATGGATATCAAGATCCAAGGGATTACTGCACAAATCTTGACTGAGGCCCTTGCTCAAGCCAAGAAAGCTCGTTTTGAAATCCTTGATGTGATTGAAGCAACTATTCCAGAAGTTCGTCCAGAATTGGCTCCAACTGCACCGAAAATTGATACTATCAAGATTGATGTGGACAAGATCAAGATTGTCATCGGTAAGGGTGGAGAAACCATCGACAAAATTATCGCTGAAACAGGCGTTAAGATTGATATCGACGAAGAAGGTAATGTTTCTATCTACTCTAGCGACCAAGCTGCTATTAACCGAACCAAAGAAATCATCGCTGGCTTGGTTCGTGAAGCCAAAGTGGATGAAGTTTACCATGCTAAGGTTGTTCGTATCGAGAAATTTGGTGCCTTTGTCAACCTCTTTGATAAGACAGATGCACTTGTGCACATTTCTGAAATGGCTTGGACTCGTACCAACCGTGTCGAAGATTTGGTAGCTATCGGTGATGAAGTCGACGTTAAGGTTATCAAGATTGATGAAAAAGGCCGTATCGATGCCTCTATGAAGGCTCTTCTTCCTCGTCCTCCAAAACCTGATCATGATGAAAAAGGCGAAAAGTCTGAGCGACCTCACCGTCCACGTCATCACAAGGACCACAAACCTAAGAAAGAATTTACAGAAACACCAAAAGATTCAGAATAA